A region from the Achromobacter seleniivolatilans genome encodes:
- a CDS encoding FecR family protein, producing the protein MNTPVDDRDNAPDDLQSQARVWLRLLTSTRVTAYDTDGFQRWLQISPAHQAAFGQVKQRWDALGPVAREYLRTHPDAAEIRRPARPARRAFLGAAVSAAAVAGVAVMFPPARLWPSPGEWGADDRTGTGEQRTLALADHVQVTMNTETSLRRQRVTDDAQGIDLLAGEAAIDLTSGSRKFTVVAGAGSSIAQAGRFEVRYLDGKVCVTCIEGAVRVEHPAGARALQARQQMIYDAAAVSSVARIEPAAVSAWRRGELVFNETRLSDVIAEINRYRSGRVVLMNDSAKNGVVSGRFLIASLDSALAQLEQMFDLRARRLPGGLLMLT; encoded by the coding sequence ATGAATACGCCCGTAGACGACCGCGACAACGCGCCCGATGACCTGCAAAGCCAGGCGCGGGTCTGGTTGCGCCTGCTGACGTCGACCCGGGTCACGGCGTATGACACCGACGGTTTTCAGCGTTGGTTGCAGATCAGTCCGGCGCATCAGGCGGCGTTCGGTCAGGTCAAGCAGCGCTGGGACGCGCTTGGGCCCGTGGCGCGTGAGTATCTGCGCACCCATCCCGATGCAGCGGAAATCCGTCGGCCAGCGCGTCCGGCTCGCCGCGCCTTTCTTGGCGCCGCGGTCAGCGCAGCGGCAGTAGCGGGTGTGGCGGTGATGTTCCCGCCAGCGCGGTTGTGGCCGTCGCCCGGCGAGTGGGGCGCCGACGACCGGACCGGCACTGGAGAACAGCGCACTTTGGCGTTGGCGGATCACGTGCAGGTCACGATGAACACCGAAACCAGCCTGCGCCGTCAACGGGTGACCGATGACGCCCAGGGAATTGACTTGTTGGCCGGCGAGGCCGCGATTGACCTGACATCGGGCAGCCGCAAGTTCACGGTGGTGGCAGGTGCGGGAAGCAGCATCGCCCAGGCCGGCCGGTTTGAAGTCCGCTATCTGGATGGCAAGGTCTGCGTCACGTGCATTGAAGGCGCCGTGCGTGTCGAACACCCGGCCGGCGCCCGGGCGCTGCAAGCCCGCCAGCAAATGATTTATGACGCCGCAGCGGTGAGCAGTGTGGCGCGCATTGAACCCGCGGCGGTATCGGCCTGGCGGCGCGGCGAACTGGTGTTCAACGAAACCCGTCTGTCCGACGTGATTGCCGAGATCAACCGCTATCGGTCTGGCCGCGTCGTGTTGATGAACGACAGCGCAAAGAACGGTGTTGTCAGCGGCCGCTTTTTGATTGCATCCCTGGATTCCGCGCTGGCGCAGTTGGAGCAGATGTTTGATCTGCGCGCGCGCCGCTTGCCGGGCGGGCTGCTCATGCTTACCTGA
- a CDS encoding RNA polymerase sigma factor: MNDDARLSLTDYLTKHYANLRRRLTRVLGNGDLAGDALQDTWLRLHGREEEGPVKSPGGYLVRVAVNIAVDMQRRQSRVVSFDEVSALLEQADPAPNPAQTAEIRSDLDQMVALMDRLPPRRRQILIMVRLEQLQQKEVAKRLGVTVSVVEHELRRAHDFMDQQMGRYKK, translated from the coding sequence ATGAATGACGACGCCCGTTTGTCGTTGACGGATTACCTGACCAAGCACTACGCCAATCTCAGGCGGCGGCTGACGCGCGTGCTGGGCAATGGCGATCTGGCGGGCGACGCGCTTCAAGACACCTGGCTGCGCCTGCATGGCCGCGAAGAAGAGGGGCCCGTCAAAAGCCCGGGCGGATATCTGGTGCGGGTGGCGGTCAATATCGCCGTGGACATGCAGCGCCGTCAAAGCCGCGTGGTGTCGTTTGATGAGGTCAGCGCGTTGCTGGAGCAGGCGGACCCCGCGCCCAATCCCGCGCAAACGGCTGAAATCCGGTCCGATCTGGATCAGATGGTGGCCTTGATGGACCGCCTGCCGCCGCGCCGGCGTCAGATCCTGATCATGGTGCGGCTCGAGCAGCTACAGCAGAAGGAAGTGGCAAAACGATTGGGCGTGACGGTCAGCGTGGTGGAGCATGAATTAAGACGCGCTCATGACTTTATGGACCAGCAAATGGGCCGTTACAAAAAATAG
- a CDS encoding secretin and TonB N-terminal domain-containing protein, translated as MRPHAPRLIPWRGALWLACALAAPAWGAKDAPTAAAAVAHPPGALLDFDIPAQALAAALDRYAAISGWPILFQAGLVTGRRSSAVQGRYAPEAALRRLLDGTGLKPERTAGGPADAYTLAEVRPQNHGAVDFQYGAWVQERLWQTLCADPRTAPGGYRVLLRFRVDGRARVHDVRLLTSSGDRARDAALRERLERTRVGRAPPAAMAQPLTMLILPAATAGGPRCDPPRFGSEAQRDE; from the coding sequence GTGCGTCCGCACGCGCCGCGCTTGATCCCATGGCGCGGGGCGCTGTGGCTCGCGTGCGCGTTGGCCGCGCCGGCTTGGGGCGCCAAGGACGCGCCGACGGCCGCTGCTGCCGTGGCGCATCCGCCGGGCGCGCTGCTGGATTTCGATATCCCCGCTCAAGCCTTGGCCGCTGCCTTGGACCGCTACGCGGCGATTTCCGGCTGGCCGATTCTGTTTCAAGCGGGGCTGGTGACCGGGCGGCGATCATCCGCAGTGCAGGGGCGGTATGCGCCGGAAGCCGCTTTGCGCCGCTTGCTCGACGGCACCGGGCTGAAACCCGAGCGTACCGCTGGGGGGCCTGCCGATGCGTACACGTTGGCCGAGGTGCGTCCGCAGAATCATGGGGCCGTCGACTTCCAGTACGGCGCCTGGGTGCAGGAAAGGCTTTGGCAGACTTTGTGCGCCGACCCCCGGACAGCCCCTGGCGGCTATCGCGTACTGCTGCGTTTCCGGGTGGACGGGCGCGCTCGGGTTCACGACGTGCGCTTGCTGACCTCGTCCGGCGACCGCGCGCGCGATGCGGCGCTGCGCGAGCGCTTGGAACGGACCCGGGTGGGGCGGGCGCCGCCCGCTGCCATGGCCCAGCCGTTGACGATGCTGATATTGCCCGCCGCTACCGCTGGCGGGCCGCGCTGCGATCCGCCGCGATTTGGCTCGGAGGCGCAGCGCGATGAATGA
- the xth gene encoding exodeoxyribonuclease III, whose translation MKLATWNVNSLNVRLQQVLDWLAANPVDVLCIQELKLTDDKFPEAAFKEAGYHAVWAGQKTYNGVAIVSRMPGTSMVRNIPGYEDPQQRVLALTFPSPEGDVRVVCAYCPNGQSLDSDKYVYKLAWYEAMHKWLAEEIKQYPRLAVLGDYNIAPADEDVHNPEKWEGQVLVSEPERAALRALLDLGLTDSFRLFEQPEKSFSWWDYRQFAFRRNAGLRIDHVLLSAPLVKRCVACVIDKEPRRNEQPSDHAPVVATLEFA comes from the coding sequence ATGAAATTAGCCACTTGGAACGTGAACTCCCTGAACGTGCGCCTGCAACAGGTGCTGGACTGGCTGGCGGCCAATCCGGTTGACGTGCTGTGCATTCAAGAACTGAAACTCACGGACGACAAGTTCCCCGAGGCGGCCTTCAAAGAAGCCGGTTATCACGCCGTCTGGGCTGGCCAAAAGACCTATAACGGCGTCGCCATCGTTTCGCGTATGCCCGGCACGTCCATGGTCCGCAACATTCCCGGCTATGAAGACCCGCAGCAACGCGTCCTTGCCCTGACCTTCCCCAGCCCCGAAGGCGACGTGCGCGTGGTTTGCGCCTATTGCCCCAACGGGCAGTCGCTGGATTCGGACAAGTACGTCTACAAATTGGCTTGGTACGAGGCCATGCACAAATGGCTGGCCGAGGAAATCAAGCAGTATCCCCGGCTGGCCGTTCTGGGCGACTACAACATTGCCCCCGCCGACGAAGACGTGCACAACCCCGAGAAATGGGAAGGCCAGGTCCTGGTGTCCGAACCTGAACGCGCAGCCCTCCGCGCCCTGCTCGATCTGGGCCTGACCGATTCTTTCCGCCTGTTCGAGCAGCCGGAAAAGTCGTTTTCCTGGTGGGACTACCGGCAGTTCGCCTTCCGCCGCAATGCCGGTTTGCGCATCGACCACGTCCTGCTGTCCGCCCCGCTCGTCAAGCGCTGCGTGGCCTGCGTGATCGACAAAGAACCCCGCCGCAACGAGCAGCCCTCGGACCACGCGCCGGTAGTTGCCACCCTGGAATTTGCCTGA
- a CDS encoding Arm DNA-binding domain-containing protein has protein sequence MWTYTVARRYLRRYLTRPGLKPRQIPSCPYPIPPCRQAKPADKPYKLSDGGGLYLLINKIGKYWHWDYRHTGKRKTLAVGVYPDTGLAKARERHQDAGKLLAEGI, from the coding sequence ATGTGGACATATACCGTCGCTCGACGGTATCTTCGACGGTATCTCACCAGACCCGGGCTTAAACCCCGTCAGATACCGTCATGCCCTTATCCGATACCGCCCTGCCGCCAGGCGAAGCCCGCTGACAAGCCTTACAAGCTTTCCGATGGTGGAGGCCTGTACCTGCTAATCAACAAGATTGGAAAGTACTGGCACTGGGACTATCGCCACACTGGCAAGCGAAAGACGTTGGCCGTCGGGGTCTACCCCGACACAGGGCTCGCCAAGGCCCGGGAGCGCCACCAGGACGCCGGCAAACTGCTGGCCGAGGGGATTTGA
- a CDS encoding tyrosine-type recombinase/integrase has translation MQYAHVVEPEKIAMQLRKIHDCNGTFPVICALRLVRMLFARTGELRHMRWADINLDAGQWCYSVSKTGRQHIASLSSQAVEILRELQPLTGHHEYVFPGSGTDRDKLKHGLACPGLLQKR, from the coding sequence GTGCAATACGCCCACGTCGTAGAACCTGAGAAAATCGCCATGCAGCTTCGTAAAATCCACGACTGCAACGGCACATTCCCCGTGATATGCGCATTGCGCTTGGTGCGGATGCTGTTCGCGCGCACTGGCGAATTGCGGCATATGCGTTGGGCTGACATCAACCTCGATGCCGGACAATGGTGCTATTCGGTTTCCAAAACTGGCAGACAGCACATCGCCTCTCTGTCATCCCAAGCGGTCGAAATTCTGCGCGAACTGCAACCGCTGACCGGGCATCACGAATATGTATTTCCTGGTAGCGGAACAGACCGCGACAAGCTCAAGCACGGGCTTGCCTGCCCCGGCCTGCTTCAAAAGCGATGA
- a CDS encoding DUF4406 domain-containing protein translates to MRMITVDEDRRVTREQGLMLQAVGCVVTNSQATYVSGPITTGNRFSAWYASTGRNFVMGSQEYLLRLTSDVIQPNEKAIHRVASAIRERSSVPVIEPASLAVPDWSQQEYLSFWLRIIQKFVSTIVLVSGWEFSVGCATEFRCASRLGLPILDELGNCVGSQQGEALITAAATRIEQIAEGAAPLIQLAQVLRNHRI, encoded by the coding sequence ATGAGAATGATTACTGTTGATGAGGATCGGCGTGTCACACGCGAGCAGGGCCTGATGCTTCAGGCTGTCGGATGCGTTGTCACGAATTCACAGGCAACCTACGTCAGTGGACCAATTACCACCGGTAATCGGTTTTCCGCATGGTATGCATCGACAGGACGGAATTTTGTGATGGGGTCGCAAGAGTATCTGCTCCGTTTGACGAGCGATGTGATCCAACCTAATGAGAAAGCTATCCATCGTGTCGCTTCCGCCATTCGTGAGCGCTCTAGTGTGCCAGTGATAGAACCCGCGAGTCTTGCGGTTCCGGATTGGTCGCAACAAGAGTATTTATCTTTCTGGCTTCGAATCATTCAAAAGTTCGTTTCGACGATAGTGCTTGTTTCGGGCTGGGAGTTCAGTGTTGGCTGTGCTACGGAATTCCGATGTGCGAGTCGCTTGGGGTTACCGATCTTGGATGAGCTGGGAAATTGCGTGGGGTCGCAGCAAGGAGAAGCTTTGATTACAGCCGCAGCGACGCGAATTGAGCAAATCGCAGAGGGGGCGGCACCACTGATTCAACTTGCTCAAGTTCTCCGGAATCATCGTATTTAA
- a CDS encoding ATP-binding protein has protein sequence MTTLETYLTEEYPVDSRDLADIETMLVSVAKIYKVTFSDDHAWPYQLSDGEGSAPKSLSQSTTAMIINALLRFGGFFSDSGDKNLAISSKANIFKIDSSSDILLAKKKGETDNSLMDRIFKACGALLHNIEKKNHKGVTHSATYGNDDVFTLAWLAEISQANWTEFGACRGGGATSSNDFSNRWADIAVKVKECALNKAKAWVKARTPKVLFKPAGGISVNHAFPVLRLVQIIRRLSGPIGSTQNSEELVAFFEESHKFFETTLHEQLSFSSIPDSRFDPAELMFCLEGMLISRRSSVDRTVFDRVLSVLKDTQHESAYWRPVKPFMSTMQGLVLFPVSVEIANSLMRACEIFDAEEIYDTYGSKCMGLLRRYWQWLRARAVRVAAPDGGDGEMVGWHSEHVNTPNVVHLWETSQVMDFMLAFRNSLHRHVARKTLVLSRFTHEVLKTANWSEIKNNEPVSGLGEPLKIYERIGESFVESQSSRNSINKFSMLLYGPPGTGKTTVAESVAKALGRRLITITVSDFLASGGIQVEARAKHIFTALMAQPECVILFDEIDHFLLDRDSNIYATQDTVFQFMTPGMLTKLNDLRRKERAFFIVATNYEDRIDSAIKRTGRIDEKYLVLPPDGEKRIALIHSFLSKVDNFSTNLEKIKSDIEARRSDLIRASLFLGYTDLKATIAGIRVEQVEQLVDMLDKTLRERARTTSIEAYSSRFVGKTDPRKTPMQEFFCLLALHCEAYAGGGQLCAPEDSTAHGRDTTTGLTSTEMRAVKSAIATLGADEVTEVIAEGWVRTYASELDDGYRKKVAVLLRKVAEVR, from the coding sequence ATGACCACATTGGAAACATACCTGACTGAAGAGTACCCAGTTGATTCGCGAGATCTTGCGGATATCGAGACCATGCTTGTGTCTGTAGCGAAAATATACAAAGTAACTTTTAGCGACGACCATGCATGGCCGTATCAGTTAAGTGATGGTGAGGGCAGCGCGCCGAAGAGCTTGTCCCAAAGCACTACCGCCATGATTATTAATGCCTTATTGCGTTTCGGTGGATTTTTCAGTGATTCCGGCGATAAAAATCTGGCAATTTCTTCAAAAGCTAATATATTTAAAATAGATAGTTCGTCTGATATTCTCTTGGCGAAAAAAAAAGGTGAGACAGATAACTCATTGATGGACCGTATTTTTAAGGCCTGCGGCGCCTTGCTCCATAATATTGAGAAGAAAAATCATAAAGGTGTAACGCATTCAGCCACATATGGCAATGATGATGTATTTACTCTGGCATGGTTGGCTGAAATAAGCCAGGCAAATTGGACAGAATTCGGGGCATGTAGGGGGGGGGGCGCTACCTCATCGAATGACTTTAGTAATAGATGGGCAGACATTGCAGTAAAGGTTAAGGAATGCGCGCTGAATAAAGCAAAAGCATGGGTAAAAGCCAGAACTCCCAAGGTTTTATTTAAGCCCGCGGGTGGTATTTCGGTTAATCACGCATTTCCTGTGCTCCGTCTAGTGCAGATTATTAGGCGCCTGAGTGGACCAATTGGCAGCACGCAAAATAGTGAGGAGCTGGTTGCTTTTTTTGAGGAATCTCACAAATTTTTCGAAACAACGCTTCATGAGCAACTTTCGTTTAGCTCAATACCGGATAGCCGCTTCGACCCAGCTGAATTGATGTTTTGTCTTGAGGGGATGCTGATTTCTCGTCGCAGTTCGGTCGATCGGACAGTTTTCGATCGCGTACTTTCAGTATTGAAAGACACTCAGCATGAAAGTGCATACTGGCGGCCTGTCAAGCCGTTCATGTCGACCATGCAAGGCTTGGTTTTGTTTCCTGTAAGTGTCGAGATTGCAAATTCTCTTATGCGTGCATGCGAGATATTTGACGCTGAAGAAATTTATGATACTTACGGTTCAAAATGCATGGGTCTCTTACGGCGCTATTGGCAATGGTTAAGAGCACGTGCTGTGCGGGTGGCGGCGCCTGACGGCGGTGATGGGGAAATGGTCGGGTGGCATTCCGAACACGTCAACACACCGAATGTCGTTCACCTATGGGAAACAAGCCAAGTTATGGATTTTATGCTGGCATTCCGCAATTCGTTGCATCGCCACGTGGCTCGAAAGACGCTTGTTCTCTCAAGATTTACTCACGAGGTTTTGAAAACGGCCAATTGGTCTGAAATTAAAAATAACGAGCCCGTCAGTGGACTCGGTGAGCCGCTTAAAATTTACGAAAGGATTGGGGAGTCTTTTGTCGAATCGCAATCATCGAGGAACAGTATAAACAAGTTTTCAATGCTTTTATACGGTCCTCCCGGGACGGGGAAAACGACCGTTGCTGAAAGTGTGGCAAAGGCGCTAGGTCGTCGTTTAATTACAATTACGGTTAGTGATTTTCTAGCATCCGGCGGAATCCAAGTTGAAGCTAGGGCTAAACACATTTTTACGGCACTCATGGCACAGCCGGAGTGCGTTATTTTGTTTGATGAAATCGATCATTTTTTATTGGATCGGGATTCGAATATTTACGCAACTCAGGACACGGTATTTCAATTTATGACTCCGGGGATGTTAACCAAATTGAACGATCTTCGTCGAAAAGAGCGGGCATTTTTTATCGTCGCGACAAATTACGAGGATCGCATCGATTCTGCGATTAAGCGGACTGGACGCATTGACGAAAAATATCTAGTTCTGCCTCCGGATGGTGAGAAGCGCATCGCGCTAATACACAGTTTCCTATCAAAGGTGGATAATTTCAGCACGAATTTAGAAAAAATTAAATCCGATATTGAGGCGCGGAGATCCGACCTAATCAGGGCATCCCTTTTCCTTGGTTATACGGACCTAAAGGCGACGATTGCAGGAATTCGAGTTGAGCAGGTTGAGCAGTTGGTCGACATGTTGGATAAGACCCTTAGGGAAAGGGCGCGGACGACATCGATTGAAGCGTATTCCAGTCGGTTTGTCGGGAAGACGGACCCTCGTAAAACGCCGATGCAAGAGTTTTTCTGTCTACTAGCACTGCATTGCGAAGCGTACGCAGGCGGCGGGCAGCTGTGCGCGCCCGAAGATTCGACGGCGCACGGCCGCGACACGACTACAGGCCTAACGTCTACTGAAATGCGGGCGGTGAAAAGTGCGATCGCAACGCTGGGCGCGGACGAGGTCACTGAGGTGATCGCTGAAGGATGGGTGAGGACATACGCGTCGGAACTGGACGACGGCTATCGAAAGAAAGTTGCGGTCCTCCTGAGGAAAGTGGCTGAGGTTCGTTAG
- a CDS encoding sodium:solute symporter family protein, with the protein MLTQSTALMWLLLFSGGFAVASVLYTRRKRGSLEDYIVARNSQGSFGTILTLMASTLGAWILFSPAQAATWGGLAAVIGYALGSMSPRLVMIPLGRRMRELIPHGHTLTEFLMARYGRPMYGLALFIMLFYLFIALSAEVTAIAKLVTMLAPVPLWATAAIVMGTTLLYTTYGGLRSSIFTDQVQMMVIVPLLLVLCFVGWQAAGGVMPTIEALQAKAPQLLDLTDPVGVKAGLTFFVAILLTGIFHQGNWQRIYAAKDARSMRNGFLLGGILAAPFIFLMGLFGLAFVGLAPEGDSSIALFSIIMPHAPAWFVIALIPLGLSLVMSTADTAISAVSSIVAVDMRRLMPNATGLDMKRVARWAVLLMAIPVMIVASQGYSVLYLFLLADLLCSAAAFPVFYGLFSRKHDGVTATTATITGLIAGLYFFPAPGDKPTFLLESFLLAAFVPVVTTVLMRTLRRGRKDFDFATLGAAVRRLDKEAV; encoded by the coding sequence ATGTTGACTCAATCTACCGCCTTGATGTGGCTGCTGCTGTTTTCAGGCGGCTTTGCCGTGGCCAGCGTGCTGTACACGCGCCGCAAGCGCGGTTCGCTGGAAGACTACATCGTGGCCCGCAACAGCCAGGGGTCTTTTGGCACGATCCTGACGCTGATGGCGTCCACGCTGGGCGCCTGGATTTTGTTTTCGCCGGCGCAAGCCGCAACCTGGGGCGGCCTTGCGGCGGTGATCGGTTATGCGCTGGGTTCGATGTCACCGCGGCTGGTGATGATTCCGCTGGGACGCCGCATGCGCGAACTGATCCCGCACGGACACACGCTGACGGAATTTCTGATGGCGCGCTACGGCCGGCCCATGTACGGGCTGGCGCTTTTCATCATGTTGTTTTATCTGTTCATCGCCTTGTCGGCCGAAGTCACGGCCATCGCCAAACTGGTCACCATGCTGGCACCCGTGCCGCTGTGGGCCACTGCTGCCATTGTGATGGGCACGACCTTGCTCTACACCACCTACGGGGGGCTGCGTTCGTCGATCTTTACCGACCAGGTGCAGATGATGGTGATCGTGCCCTTGTTGCTGGTGCTTTGCTTTGTGGGCTGGCAGGCTGCGGGCGGCGTCATGCCCACGATCGAAGCGCTGCAAGCCAAAGCGCCGCAACTGCTGGACCTGACTGATCCGGTAGGCGTGAAGGCGGGGCTGACCTTCTTTGTGGCGATCTTGCTGACCGGCATTTTTCACCAGGGCAACTGGCAGCGCATCTATGCGGCGAAGGACGCGCGCTCCATGCGCAACGGCTTTCTGCTGGGCGGCATTCTGGCCGCGCCCTTCATCTTTTTGATGGGACTGTTCGGCCTGGCTTTTGTCGGGCTGGCGCCAGAAGGCGACAGCTCCATTGCGTTGTTCAGCATCATCATGCCGCACGCGCCCGCCTGGTTCGTGATCGCCCTGATTCCGCTGGGACTGTCATTGGTCATGAGTACCGCCGACACGGCGATCAGCGCCGTGTCCAGCATCGTTGCGGTCGATATGCGCCGCCTGATGCCCAATGCCACCGGCCTGGACATGAAGCGCGTGGCCCGGTGGGCGGTGTTGCTGATGGCCATCCCGGTCATGATCGTGGCATCGCAAGGCTACAGCGTGCTGTACCTGTTCCTGCTGGCCGACCTGCTGTGCTCCGCTGCCGCATTTCCGGTGTTCTACGGACTGTTCAGCCGCAAACATGATGGCGTGACGGCCACGACCGCGACGATCACGGGCCTGATTGCAGGCCTGTATTTCTTCCCGGCGCCGGGCGACAAGCCGACCTTCTTGTTGGAGTCGTTCCTCTTGGCGGCGTTTGTGCCGGTCGTGACGACGGTGCTGATGCGTACGCTGCGGCGCGGGCGCAAAGACTTTGACTTCGCCACGCTGGGCGCTGCGGTGCGCCGTCTGGATAAGGAAGCGGTTTAA
- a CDS encoding 3-oxoacyl-ACP reductase → MPIAKPAPALNEQLVIVTGGARGLGAHIARAFLREGARVVINYLNSAAAAQTLAESAPGRALAIQADVRDAQAVHAMVAQAESHFGMAVTTIVNNALPAFQFNGDARPHADTLTWENLNQQIEGSVRGALNTTQAALPGMRKTGAGRIINIGTNLVQNPVVPYHDYTAAKAALLSFTRTLSQDLGPDGITVNMVSGGLLRTTDASAATPEAVFDFIAASTPLRSVTTPEQFADAVLFFASPWSRSVTGQNLVVDGGLVKN, encoded by the coding sequence ATGCCTATTGCAAAGCCCGCCCCCGCCTTGAACGAACAACTGGTTATTGTCACGGGCGGCGCCCGGGGCTTGGGCGCGCATATCGCGCGCGCCTTCCTGCGCGAAGGCGCGCGCGTCGTCATCAACTACCTGAACAGCGCGGCAGCCGCCCAGACGCTGGCCGAATCCGCGCCCGGCCGCGCGCTCGCCATCCAGGCCGACGTGCGCGATGCGCAGGCGGTGCACGCCATGGTGGCGCAGGCTGAAAGCCATTTCGGCATGGCCGTTACAACCATCGTGAACAACGCGCTGCCCGCCTTCCAGTTCAACGGCGACGCCCGTCCGCATGCCGACACGCTGACGTGGGAAAACCTGAATCAGCAAATCGAAGGCAGCGTGCGCGGCGCGCTGAACACCACGCAGGCAGCGCTTCCCGGCATGCGTAAAACGGGGGCCGGCCGCATCATCAATATCGGCACCAACCTGGTCCAGAACCCGGTTGTGCCGTACCACGATTACACCGCCGCCAAGGCCGCCCTGCTGTCCTTTACGCGTACCCTGTCGCAGGATCTGGGCCCCGACGGCATCACCGTCAACATGGTGTCGGGCGGTTTGCTGCGTACGACCGATGCGTCCGCGGCCACGCCCGAAGCGGTGTTTGATTTCATTGCGGCCAGCACTCCGCTGCGCAGCGTCACGACCCCCGAACAATTCGCCGATGCGGTGCTGTTCTTTGCCAGCCCGTGGTCGCGCAGCGTGACGGGTCAGAATCTGGTCGTGGACGGCGGCCTCGTCAAGAACTGA
- a CDS encoding LLM class flavin-dependent oxidoreductase, with translation MLHLNLFIFGCGHHRAAWRHPDSSAERLGDIRYYEELARTAERGKLDAIFFADGASIDSIGDGPRWYLEPLTTMAAIARATSHIGLISTVSSTFFTPFHAARMVASLDHISGGRMGWNVVTSMFDAEARNHGFDAMPGHDWRYSRAEEFVDVALKLFDSWEDDALVIDRNGLYGEPSRVHKIDHHGEHFLVDGPLTVPRPPQGHPVLFQAGASDQGRDLAARRAEAIYAVAYDLPAAQVYYRDIKQRVRAAGRDAFVPIMPGLVTFVGSTEAEARAKQRELDVLLPSDASLRQLGTFVLQDCSAWELDAPVPALPPLSEFKGPQGRYATILRIIETEQPTVRQLLGRLAAGGGHCTMVGTPEHIADQMEHWFRNEGADGFNLMPPSLPGGIDDFVEQVIPILQRRGLFRTGYEHSTLRGHLGLQRPSR, from the coding sequence ATGCTGCACCTGAACCTGTTTATCTTCGGCTGCGGCCATCACCGCGCAGCCTGGCGCCATCCTGACTCGTCGGCTGAACGCCTGGGCGACATCCGCTATTACGAAGAGCTGGCCCGCACCGCCGAACGCGGCAAGCTGGACGCCATCTTCTTTGCCGATGGCGCATCCATCGACAGCATCGGCGACGGACCGCGCTGGTATCTGGAACCGCTGACCACCATGGCGGCGATTGCTCGCGCCACGAGCCACATCGGCCTGATCAGCACCGTGTCCAGCACCTTCTTCACGCCCTTTCACGCGGCTCGCATGGTCGCGTCGCTGGACCATATTTCGGGCGGACGCATGGGCTGGAATGTGGTGACATCCATGTTCGATGCCGAAGCGCGCAATCATGGTTTTGACGCCATGCCCGGACACGACTGGCGCTACTCGCGCGCGGAAGAGTTTGTGGATGTTGCGTTAAAGCTGTTCGACTCCTGGGAAGATGACGCGCTTGTCATCGACCGCAACGGTCTCTATGGCGAGCCGTCCCGCGTGCACAAGATCGACCACCATGGCGAACACTTTCTGGTCGATGGCCCCTTGACCGTGCCCCGCCCGCCGCAAGGTCATCCGGTGCTGTTCCAGGCTGGCGCGTCCGACCAAGGCCGAGATCTGGCGGCGCGGCGCGCGGAAGCCATTTATGCCGTGGCCTACGACCTGCCGGCCGCCCAAGTCTATTACCGCGACATCAAGCAGCGCGTACGCGCAGCGGGCCGCGATGCCTTCGTGCCGATCATGCCAGGGCTGGTCACCTTTGTGGGATCGACCGAAGCCGAAGCCCGGGCCAAGCAGCGCGAGCTTGACGTACTGCTGCCCAGCGACGCATCGCTGCGCCAGTTGGGGACGTTTGTGTTACAGGACTGCTCGGCGTGGGAGCTGGACGCGCCCGTGCCGGCGCTGCCGCCGCTCTCTGAATTCAAAGGCCCGCAAGGCCGCTACGCCACCATTTTGCGCATTATCGAAACAGAACAACCCACAGTGCGCCAACTGCTAGGCCGTCTGGCGGCAGGCGGCGGCCATTGCACGATGGTTGGCACGCCCGAGCACATCGCGGATCAGATGGAACACTGGTTCAGAAACGAAGGGGCTGACGGCTTCAACCTGATGCCGCCGTCTTTGCCGGGCGGCATCGACGATTTTGTCGAGCAGGTGATTCCGATCCTGCAACGCCGCGGTCTGTTTCGCACCGGCTACGAGCACAGCACCTTGCGCGGGCACCTGGGTCTGCAACGTCCAAGTCGCTGA